tttGTAAGCACTCCTGTGAAATGGTTTGAGTCCTGAACTAACTGTCGGGATgttggcggctttaaaggccaaacccagaagtgacgtcgttcGTGGTGCAGGAACTAAAAGTGACGTCATTGATGGTGTGTCTGGTAGGTTTTCCCAtatctggcctgcagagataacagaagtaggattagtgcaccctgccaccccctggcctggcaggtaattaccttcacttggtccactcagcttcctcctactcgcacatgtgtgacaccattaGTTCCCATTAAAGTGAGTTTGCAAAATGGGCACTCTGTACCTTGAATCTGATGCTGTCAGGATTAGCTTTAGCACCCCCTAAAGACAATAATAGACTACGTAGACTGTGCCACTGGATGAATTGTCACACATACTCTCACCAATTCAGAGCTGCATGGCCACAGCCTGTCCTAGTAGTACTGGATGCTGCATGAGAAGCAATAATGGAGAaggtgccagtcctttgcagggcacacacactcgcTCACATTgtgaccaatttagagtcaccagttaactgaACCTACATGTCTATGAGACGTGGAAAGAAAAATTGAGCATGTGGAGGCAAAAGAAGAGGgaaacaggaagaacatgcagacttcatcaACTCAAAATGCCAAGTCAGTGGATTCAATCTCGGGACACTGcatctgtgaagcagcaacactaaccaccaTACTACCCTGATAGAGTTTTTGTGCACTTAATTGACACATTTAGGTATAAATGTGGTAAACATGAAAAAAGGAACATACATTTTCATAGGCCACCATTTTTTAGTAACCCAGAAAACAAATTGGTGGGGAGTGAAAAAGTGGTAGGCATACTTTTTTATGGACTCATCGACACACTTTTACATTGTTGCACTTTTTTGGGAATCAGCAAGTTCACTTGTCTCATTTTTTCTGAACCTCATGGTATAGAGCTCGATTTTACAGTGAGTAATATGACAAACTCTGCCCATCCATTTATTGAACCCATGCATTCCACTTATAGATTTGCAGGGAGCTGAAACCAATGGGCACAAGAACCAGTCTCTGAGTAGATACTGATCAAATGGCACACTCAATTATGCTGAGTCAACATAGGTCTGTAAAGCCTTATGCTGCATTCACGtgctatcatactgtatatatgaaagaTTCAAGTTTCTGAGTTGGAAATTCCAAGTGAACACATCACAAGCTTGGAGCTGCAAGTCAGATAATTTGGAGAAAACAAAGGTACCTGAATTGTCCAAGCTGTGACGTAACTCCAACCTTTCATGTTAGTCAATtgtataaaacatacagtaaatataacttGCTCAGCCAGAAATGCCGTGTTTGCCTTTTAATTATGTTTGGGGGGAAGTGATACAAATttaatggtttttttttctttgctttttattttcacgaaaaaaaatttttttcacttttttccaaGTAACAAATCATTTCATTTATCTGAATAGTTGTAACTAAAAGCCACTGAAATAAAAAGATGGGGAAAAAAGGTCACAATGGTGACagataaaattctatctatctatgaaccaAAATCCCCAGCACTATGAGATATCTGTGCCACTATGCACTCTTAAATATGAAGGTGCCAGAGCGGTTCTTCAGAGTgaaacatttttggttcccaaaagactcatccatatgaaggttcctgaaagaacctttatttatttagatctgtaacaaatCCCACAAACAGCCATGAATAGATTATAACAGATTtgcaaaacaccaataattaattattttaaaaggactctcgctgcatacaaTGAAGGAGGCTGATTCTCgggtttcttaatctgttagtgtcctgttaAGTAGCCTACCAcacattaaaaatgtcaaatttttttctacatattatcATCTATACAACTAGGTATTGCATGTCTACAATTTTGTTAATCAGTCGGCCAAGCTGAATTGTGCCGTGTTGATCGAGTTGCGTTTTTCTCACATTTACTCTACAGTTGTGCGCGTGactttggcaattttttttttctccaagccgAAAAAAGTGCATCAGGTGATATTGAACATTAAGTCAACAATGATCATGTTTTTCTCTAATAGACTTTTTAATAGAAAGTTTCCCCTTGAACACATTGGTAGTCAGTGACATTACACAGTTCAGCTCAAAAGTATCGGTAAAAAGCGACCAGAGCAGTGCCACATGTAAAGTTTCATTTTTGCACTGTGACAGATCTCCTGCACACAATGCTGTTCCATGGCAGCACACATGTttgggttttttgggagtttttccttgtcttcttagagagtcaaagctggggggctgtcaagaggcagggcctgttaaagcccgttgcagcacttcttgtgtgattttggactatacaaaaataaattgtattgtacatgCATACACCACGTTGTCAGTCGAaaagtttttgaccaaaaatgttGTGGTTGCTGCTTTGCACAAACTGCATTGACTAGATCACACtccctgtgatttgtttttgttcccgaaattaaaactgagactgaaggaaGACGATTTGCTACCATGTTAGAAATACAGGAAAGTCTCAGGAGGCACTAGACACGGTAACAAAAGAGAGCTAAAGAAATGTTTCTTGGAATGGAAGAATCGCAGGGAAAATTGTATCGCATCTAAAGGGAGTGTTTTGACGGTGACTAAAAGTTGACTAAGTTGAATAATAAAGTTTTAACAATTCTGGGAATTCTCGACCACCCCCCAATGTACAGACATGGACAAACTTGTTGGTACTCCTCCACAAAAACCTACAATTGTCACTGAAATACCTTGAAACTGACAAAACGTTTTTGGCATACATCACTGTTTagaatagatactttattaatcccaaggggaaattcataatttttaattgtttatcaGTTTATTccatattcaaaaaaaaaaaatcagactgtaTCAGAGTTTTgatttcacaaaatttttcaaataataacacaactgAATATGACTTGCTCAAAAGTGATGggacatttaaattaatattttgctgCACAACTTTAGAGTttgcaatcactgcaaacaaacgATTCCTAGCGttctcaatgagacttctgcacctgtcaacagatagtttggcccactcttcctgagcaaacttCTGCACGTGCATCAGGTTTGAATGGtaccttctccagactgcatgtttcagttctttccatagatgtttgatagCATTCAAATCAGGTCTCCTAGAAAGCCACTCCGTATCCTGTTAGAAGATGTATGACTTGCGACTGAGACAGATCTTTCTGTCTCTGGGCCGTGTGTTTCTCTCCTTAATGTCTTGGTAgttttgagatttcattgttacCTGCACAGACAAAAGGCACCACaggccagatgcagcaaagcagccccaaaacattacTGAGCCTCCTTCAAGTTTCACAGTAGGTACAGTATagtgttcttttttattaaaaagcttcattttttcatctgtggaaatagagctgatgtgacttgccaaaaagcttcAGTTTTGTCTCATATGTCCAAAGGACAATGTCCCAGAAGCACTGTGTATCTTAtcagtattccatccatccattatccaacctgctatatcctaactacagggtcacgggggtctgctggagccaatcccagccaacacagggcgcaaggcaggaaacaaaccccaggcagggcaccagcctaccgcagggcacacacgggacaatttagaatcgccaatgcacctaaccagcatgtctttggactgtgggaggaaactggagcacccggaggaaacccatgcaaacttcacacagggaggacccgggaagcgaacctgggtctcctaactgcgaggcagcagcgctacccactgcgccaccatgctgcccctcatCAGTATTCATTTTAGCAAATTCTAGTCTGACTTTTTTATGTAGGGTCCCCCTggatcttcttccattgagcccacggtcactcaaaaaacaaatgatggtgtgatcagacactgatggatctcgaccttggagttcagcttgtatctatttggaagttgtcctttactttttgtctaccattctcactgtaagagccaatcttagaaagttaatgctttaagttaaattcataagattggctcttacactcaCTATCCTTCTGttcattctggggttgatttttcTCTTGCGGCCACATCTAGGAACATTGACTACAGTCCCATGGATATTAAACTTCCTAATAATATTTGCAAGTGTTGTCACAGAAGCATCGGGCTTCTTGGAGATGGTCTTGTAGTGCTTTGTCTTCAGATTGCTTGTCTGtagttttatttctgatctccttagacaactctctcctttgctccCTCTAGTCCATGTTCACCAAACTTCAGGGTGGCTacctttctccatttaaataggctgaatggcTGATTTAATGATTGGAGACTTGTGGGATTTAAAGATAACGGCTAGTCAAAAAAATCACCCTAATCAAATTATTTGTGATCTTTtttaggggtaccaacaaatgtgtcttggccattttagaatatctttgtagaataagcagtaCTTGATCTCTTTTCATACTTGCTTTGATTTActtgatgacatatcaaaggtGTAAAGGTGCACATGGGACAGCTGCTTTTCATTCAAAtgcttttcaggaggcatacagcactttttcaatgaggtCTAAAGGTACCAAGAAATTGGTCCAcatcattcttgtttatcatggagcTTGGAAGCGGCAATGTGTTGTATATTGGTTGGATatgtaaataagaattaaacTGCACTTTGTATGACAATATGAGTACTTCAACTACTactgtatacatccatccatccattatccaacccgctaactacagggtcgtgggggtctgctggagccaatcccagccaacacagggcgcaaggcaggaaataaaccccgggcagggtgccagcccaccacagggtgcgtacagacacacatagacacacacacgaagcacacactagggtcaatttaggatcgccaatgcacctaatctgcatgtctttggactgtgggaggaaaccagagcacctggaggaaacccatgcagacacggggagaacatgcaaactccatgcagggaggacccgggaagtgaactcaggtctcctaactgcgaggcagcagtgctaccactgcgccaccgtaccgtcCCTACTGTATACAGAAACCCTCAAATAGAACCCAAGCTACTAATGATggttaaattaaagtgcacaaGACTAGTGAAATGGGAGACATATGGTCGTTGCCTCAAGCACAGCTCAAGCTTCCTTGTGAGTGGGATCCATATTTTGGAAGACAGTGTGGTAATCCGCATTAATAATGCCAGCATGTTTGCTATAAATAGcaattttcaaaacagttaattttacacaGATTAATACAACTACAAAGTACAACATAAGAGGAACAAATTTCTAGGATGTACTGTACACACTTGTCAGTGAACAATAAAACCTATACATTACAGAGTATTACTAAAAAGtaaatatgatttgtttttttaaagttaagGTTTTGAAACATGGATCTGAGATATATGTGGAGCAAACAAATTCCTGAACATAcataatgtaaggcactatattacctgagttttttgtaattttctaatttatttgtcTTTAGAGCCGAGTCTTTGGAGCAGATCAGAATTATAGAAATGAAGTAAAGCAAGCAGCCAGAGCCAGCCTGctaaaagaacaagaacaagaacaaaaatatttCCCTGACACAGTTGCCATGGAAACCAACCAAGCATTCAGTGGGACAACAGAGCTGGATGAACACCCAGATCCTGTAGATGCTGGAAGCCCAGGAGGTAATTGCATACTGGAGGAAAGCCAACAAGATCATTTCCACACTGAGCTGcacaaaggagaaaagaaaaacttgGATGTTAACAAAGATGCCCTGAACAAAGCTTCTGACACTGTGGTGCACACACCCGAAGGCCTTGAGCGTACAACTAAAGAACTGACAGAAGTGACCCTGGAAGAAGCGGCTTTTTATGCAGAGTTGGATTTAGATGAGGTTCAGGAAAATTATTCTATATCTTCTTCAGAGTCAGCTAGTATCTCCAGTGCTGAAAGCATTTATGAAACTCATCCTGCATCAGAAGCTCCACCATTAAATATTCAGGTTCCTGAAACCTGCCAACCTGTGGAAGACCGTGATTGTCTAATAACTGCGATCCACGTTGTGACTGAAGAATCCAAAATGAGATGTGACACTGAAGAGCAGCAACCATCAAATACATCCAAGAGGGATGCGTCAAAGACTAATTTATGTGAAGGTGTGCAAAGAGAAAAAATGGCTTTTCAAGTGGGAGTAACACCAAACATTACATTtccattgaaaaatgaaaatgtgttagaCTCTCACAAGAACATAATTAAAGCTCATCAACATAAGGAAGGCTTCACTGAAAGTGATACCAAAAATGACCGGAGAGATGTAGGGCAAGCACATCACAACCCCCATGGTCCATTtcatgataaaaatgaaaatgccctCCATGTTCTACAAGTGCAAAAGTCCCATCAAGATTTTCTAGTAGGGGAGCAAATCAATGCAAGAGAAGAATTTTCTAAAGTGTTGGATGATCACCACCCCACACTATCAAAAACGATGCGGAACCCTTGCAAGAAGATCCCCAAAGATTACTGTGTCATAGAAGAGTCCACAAATGCAAATGTTGACACTAAACATGTTGACTTTCAATTTGCACGAAAACAGTGGCTCTTGATGGAGCAGCTCACAAAATCCCAGAGTGGCAACCGTGCCAGTATTACACCCCAGAAAGGTCCAAACCCAAAAGCCTTTGCAGCAAAACACCAGGCTTGCAAATCACAAGTGGAGGAACTTAGAAGGGACTGCAAAACTGCGGCTATAGAGACATCCATTGAGCATGTAAGCTTAAACGACCAGCGCCATATCCACTTCAGTCCTTATTCAACAGATTGTTTGTGCTGCAGATCTCAAAATAATGAATCTGACTCATCCCCAGCTGACCTTACAAATCTACGGCTAAACTGTGTTCATAGCACTGGAAGATTATATAGCAGTTTGACATTCAGCAGAGGGGCAGTGTCGCCAACATCTTGCAGAGAAACTCCCATTAATAAAGAAATGCGTGAAGCCTTAGAGCAAGAAGAGATCTTGAGACATGAAAGGGCCATCTTGAAATCCACACCAATGAGTGACTATGCagaatttaaagcaaaacattcaaGTTTTCCTCAGGGATGTGGCAATGTAAGAGGAACCCATAAGATGGTCCCTCATCATCCAGTGATGCTTCCCAATACGGAAGAGGAGCTTACACTTAAAGCACGAGCTGTGATCAAGTGTGAACGAGTAAAGGTCCAGGAAACTGGGGAGATAAAGGAAACTGCCAGACTACAAAACCAAAACTGTAATTTGCAAGAGATCAGCACTGTGTCAGCAGAAAAGGCTGACACCATTCCAAAAACTCCTTTCTATCACGAGATCTCTGCAGATAATGTTATTATTTTGGAACAGGATACCTTTCTCAAATCTCCAAGGAACAGCATGAAGGACCTAATAGTTCCCCAAAAGTGTGAAAAACAAAGGGAGTGGCCTCCGGAGACAGCTAATGTTATCATCTTGGAAACATCTAATTTGATTATACGCAGCGCATCTGAGTTTTCTATCAACTCTTTATCCCAGGAAAGCTGCAGCAGTACCTTCCAGAGTAATCCATTCTTCAAACTCAAATCCAGAAGTTCGCTGTCTTTAGTTGACCAAGAGATTAAAATAGCCAAACAAAGAGAGGAGGAACTTCAGAGGCAACGGGCCAGTCTCTATGCTCAAGACACGTCATCATACAGCACCATTTTAGTGTCTCCTAACACACTGGATATCGTGTCTCTGGATAAAACGGGTAAGCACTTTGAAGGTTACTGCTCAATATCCTGATGTTCCAGGTACAGGCCCCAGGCCTCAATTGAGATAAGTCCTATTCATTTGGTTTCTGCGTTATGGCAGACTCAGTACTTCAATTGGTTTCTGCGTTACTGTCTGTTCACTAAATTGCATTTCATTGCAGATCAGTCACAGGACTGGGATTATTTATGGAGGATCTTTAATACAAAGGTGCTGCTTGCTTATGATGGTGGCACAAAATTTAGAGCAAGTTATGGGAACTTGTTATTTATTATAGGCAGTGATTCATTTACTAGGATTAAAAACCTGGGCTCAGGGCTGGTGCCATTGAAAAATATGCAGGGTTCTGAAATTTTGATGGAATGGAGATATTTCAGTTGAAATGGAGCTGTTGTAAGTACCCAAATTAATCTTCTTTTTAACATTCAGTTCCCATAAACAGTAAAGTAATAAAGAATACACACTACTAAAATTTTCTTATTCTTAACTAAATGATATTTTGTATTACTATTAATAATCTGTGCTCATACAAAACCTAATATGGTTGTATGTTTGACTTCCTCACACTTTCAACTTCCTTTATAGATTCAtagatatttaaaacatttataaatgttaatgcaagGAATAGAACTATTGTAATCAAGAAGCTTAGGTCAAAAAATACAGACtcaaaagaaaaatcaggagcAGTGCACTTTAGCTTAAAACATGAATGATGAAATGGTGATAAATTACTGTGAAAGATTGTTTGAAATCTATGAAGACTACTGCTTGCgtttaaatacaaaatggaggTGGAGAAGGGTGTTTCTAGGATTTATAGACCTCAGGGTCTTGGCCCACTGTGATTTTAGCTTCTCTCCTTGTTTCAAGACAGCGGAGGAAAGTTGGGGCAGGGCTGGGAGTTTTGTGTGCATTTTGCCAATATATATCATTGAAGAGCAAGGGGTGTGCCCCCTTGGAGTTCCTCTTATATACAGTTTTTGGTGTAACATTAATCACGGGCTAAATTATTTGTGATTAACATAAAGGTTAGGGTCTTACTACTattaatgtaatgtactgtatgatCAGGGGCAGGGTGTAATATATCATGACCTTAAATTTCTGAAGCTCCCCTCCCAACGCCACTGAGTCAGAGTCAGTGTGAATTGGAAGGATGAGCGCTTTCATTGCTCTGATGTGTCCCTTTCAAAGAGAATTAAGACTTAGTGGTTATGTAGTTATTTGACAGCTGACAAAgtacatggacaaatttgttggtatagAAGAACCCACATTTGCCACTGGAATAATTAGAAACTGACAAAGATAATAGGCACCTATTACTGAGTTTGCTTTaggagttttgattcaacagaaaatttcaaataataacacaaatgaaaaatggcatggacaaaagtGTTGGGGCCCTTAACCTCATATTTTGTTGCATAACCTTTAGatgcaatcactgcaaacaagtgattcctggagctctccataaGACTTTTGCACCTGTCAACAGGCAGTTTGGTTCACTCTTACGGAGCAAACTGTTGCAGCAGCGTCAGGTTTGAAGGGGACCTCCTTCAGACtggatgtttcagttctttccatagatgttcaataggattcaaataAGTAATCATAGAAGGCCCCTTCAGAAAAGTTCAaggttttgttcttagccattttggattcttttaactgtgtgttttgggtctgtATCCTTTTGGAAAATTCATATCTTGTGACTGAGTCTGAACCTTCTTGCATTGGGCAGTACGTTTCTCTCCttaatgtcttgatagtcttgagctTTTATTGTTCCATGCACAGGCTCAAGGCACCATGTGCcaaatgcagcaaagcagccccaaaacataactgagttTCCTCCAAGTTTTACAGTAGGTACTGTAAggcattctttttattattattattattattactaccaagcttcttttaacttcacctgtttgttgtttgGTGCAAATCTTGTaattgatatttaacccacttcctattgtacaaatgacttgaaattttgcacacttactcacttccgatgacaaaacatgaatcaataatcagtttcactaagtcattaattaatccatgttaattaagaaatgaaattttcatatgaagaatagttaaagatttcaccaatagacggcgctagtaacggatagaaatattaaaggaagtgttaaaatattgattacaaaattatactaaaacaaacccaagactaaaaatactttttaaaaaatacgcttatattaagttaaaaagtgtactaaaaagtaaaaaataagcccctcatacatcgctcgtaaaataaaaggtggccgcttttgctaagattttaagaagtgtttttcgaatgttgattgatgaaaagcacccacgcttttattttttgagtgatgtatgagagacttattttttactttttagtacactttttaacttaatataagcgtatttttttatatatataatatttattgaaagcttaatttttttcatctgtggacatagagctgatgtgaccTGGCAAAAagttccagttttgtctcatctgtccaaaagacattctcccagaagcctGTAAATATGCCTTTTagtaaattcctttttttatgtGGGGGCCTCATGGGTCTTCTTCAATTGAGcacactgtcactcaaaaagggATGGATGGTGCTagcagacactgatggaccttgaccttggagttcagcttgtatctctttggaagatGACGTTGGTCAGTCTAGACGTGGCCAAATGGGAGTGGATGGGATGGATGCTCCAGAAGcataccagaagtgacattacgGCCCATCCCAGGAGTTGTCCTATGTTCTGTGGGGAAGAGAGGAGAGGTGTTTAGTGCTCACTGTCATCCCTGCCCTGTATTATTACCTCAGTAGTACTGTTTAAGTGCTCCCCAAGGACCCATGTGCAACTGGGCATAAAAGACATTCAAATTAGTTGAGG
This genomic interval from Erpetoichthys calabaricus chromosome 10, fErpCal1.3, whole genome shotgun sequence contains the following:
- the LOC114658375 gene encoding uncharacterized protein LOC114658375; its protein translation is MSRVFGADQNYRNEVKQAARASLLKEQEQEQKYFPDTVAMETNQAFSGTTELDEHPDPVDAGSPGGNCILEESQQDHFHTELHKGEKKNLDVNKDALNKASDTVVHTPEGLERTTKELTEVTLEEAAFYAELDLDEVQENYSISSSESASISSAESIYETHPASEAPPLNIQVPETCQPVEDRDCLITAIHVVTEESKMRCDTEEQQPSNTSKRDASKTNLCEGVQREKMAFQVGVTPNITFPLKNENVLDSHKNIIKAHQHKEGFTESDTKNDRRDVGQAHHNPHGPFHDKNENALHVLQVQKSHQDFLVGEQINAREEFSKVLDDHHPTLSKTMRNPCKKIPKDYCVIEESTNANVDTKHVDFQFARKQWLLMEQLTKSQSGNRASITPQKGPNPKAFAAKHQACKSQVEELRRDCKTAAIETSIEHVSLNDQRHIHFSPYSTDCLCCRSQNNESDSSPADLTNLRLNCVHSTGRLYSSLTFSRGAVSPTSCRETPINKEMREALEQEEILRHERAILKSTPMSDYAEFKAKHSSFPQGCGNVRGTHKMVPHHPVMLPNTEEELTLKARAVIKCERVKVQETGEIKETARLQNQNCNLQEISTVSAEKADTIPKTPFYHEISADNVIILEQDTFLKSPRNSMKDLIVPQKCEKQREWPPETANVIILETSNLIIRSASEFSINSLSQESCSSTFQSNPFFKLKSRSSLSLVDQEIKIAKQREEELQRQRASLYAQDTSSYSTILVSPNTLDIVSLDKTEIPIRCKSSPSSPMKSAYKTVEQSKVLDMSQWSSAASRWEPGMFSNHRNKCLNAECHGTK